DNA from Salinispora arenicola:
TCGTCGATAACACCGTCAAGCGACTCGACCCACTCACCGGTCTCTTCGGGGTCGATATCCGGAAGCTGGCTCGGCAGACCGGCGGTGATCACCGGGCGCTTGCGTTCCGTGGCCACAGGCGTTCCCTCGGTTGGATTTTGGTTAGGTTATAGGTCCATCCTGCCTCCTCGTGGCACTCCTCGTCACTTCACCTGCGGGAGACGCGACGCTCGACACACGTACTCGTTGGTAACCTTCCGTGTGGGCATGGGGCTACCGCGGGCGTCCGGGTGCCACTGGTGGCCAGGTCGAGGCAGAATCCGACATATGCGTACTGAAGTCATAACTGTTCAGACCGGTTCGCGCCTCACCGTCCGGAACATCACCGCCGAGGCAGACCGGTTCGTCGCTGGACAGGGCGACGGCCTGCTGCACGTCTTCGTGCCACACACCACCGCCGGGCTCGCGCTCCTCGAGTTCGGTTCCGGATCCGACGACGACCTACGCAGAGTGCTCAACGACCTGCTGCCCCCCGACGACCGCTGGCGACACCGGCACGGGGCCCCCGGCCACGGCCGGGACCACCTGCTGCCCGCCTTCCTGTCGCCGTACGCGACGCTGCCGGTGCTTGGCGGCCAACTCGCGTTCGGTACCTGGCAGTCGCTGTGCCTGGTCGATCCGAACGGCGACAACCCGACGCGCCAGGTCCGCTTCTCGTTCCTACCCGGCTGACCTGGCGCCCCCTCGGGTGGAGTCGGTTCCTGGTCCCTTCGGGCGGAGTCGGCTCCTGGCTCCACGGAGTCGGCTCCCGGCCTCGCCCGAAGGGGCACCCCGGTGTGTGGCGAGCCAAGAACCCCCGCCGTACCCAAGAGCCAGGTGGGTCAGCGCGGCGCAGGTACCTGCCGGGCCGAGCAGGCTGAGTAGCCCAACCGTCGAGGCGAGTAGGGTGTGCCTCATGGAGCATCGCACCACCCGGCGCGCCGACTCCAACCTGACGAACCGATCCGAGCTGGCCGGGGACGCGGTACGCAGGATCATGCAACTCGCGTCGACCATCCGGCACCACCAGGATCTCGACATCGCCCGGCTGGGGCTCACCCCGGCCGTGGCCCGCGCCCTGCACGAACTCGATCCGGACCAGCCGCTGCCCGCCCGTGAACTCGCCGAGCAGCTGCGCTGTGACCGGTCCAACGTCACCGCCCTGGTGGACCGACTGGAGCAGGCAGGCTTGGTTGAGCGTCGGGTCGACCCCGCTGATCGGCGGCAGAAGACGCTCGTGGTGACCGAGGCAGGGCGGCGGATGCGGGCGCAGGTCCACCGGCTGACGTCCGACCCCCGGCTCCTCGCTGATCTCAGCGACGATGAACTCGTCAACCTGACCGCCCTGGTGTCGAAAGCGTCCGACAACGGCTGCCCGGAAACGAGCGAGGCAGAGTAGCCGGACCGCGTCCGTCGTGTCCCGCTGGGCGAGCCGGGCTCCGGTCGGTAATGCTGTCCAACGTGACCACCCAGAACGACCTTGACGAACGGCTCCGCGCGACGCTGGGGACACTGGTCGCCGCCGAGCGTCGGCAAGATCCCTCCCGAGCGGTCAGCTGCGAGTCACCGTTGACCGGCGCGCGGGCCCTGGACCTGTTCGATGCCCAGGTTGTCAGTCGCCAACTCGACCTGGCCGGCCGCTGGCTCCGTAGCTTCGACGAAGGGTTCTACACCATCGGCTCCGCCGGCCACGAAGGCAACGCCGCCATCG
Protein-coding regions in this window:
- a CDS encoding YjbQ family protein, which produces MRTEVITVQTGSRLTVRNITAEADRFVAGQGDGLLHVFVPHTTAGLALLEFGSGSDDDLRRVLNDLLPPDDRWRHRHGAPGHGRDHLLPAFLSPYATLPVLGGQLAFGTWQSLCLVDPNGDNPTRQVRFSFLPG
- a CDS encoding MarR family winged helix-turn-helix transcriptional regulator, which produces MEHRTTRRADSNLTNRSELAGDAVRRIMQLASTIRHHQDLDIARLGLTPAVARALHELDPDQPLPARELAEQLRCDRSNVTALVDRLEQAGLVERRVDPADRRQKTLVVTEAGRRMRAQVHRLTSDPRLLADLSDDELVNLTALVSKASDNGCPETSEAE